The following coding sequences are from one Mastomys coucha isolate ucsf_1 unplaced genomic scaffold, UCSF_Mcou_1 pScaffold9, whole genome shotgun sequence window:
- the Pou4f1 gene encoding POU domain, class 4, transcription factor 1 — translation MMSMNSKQPHFAMHPTLPEHKYPSLHSSSEAIRRACLPTPPLQSNLFASLDETLLARAEALAAVDIAVSQGKSHPFKPDATYHTMNSVPCTSTSTVPLAHHHHHHHHHQALEPGDLLDHISSPSLALMAGAGGAGAAGGAGGAHDGPGGGGGPGGGGGPGGGGPGGGGGGGPGGGGGGGGPGGGLLGGSAHPHPHMHGLGHLSHPAAAAAMNMPSGLPHPGLVAAAAHHGAAAAAAAAAAGQVAAASAAAAVVGAAGLASICDSDTDPRELEAFAERFKQRRIKLGVTQADVGSALANLKIPGVGSLSQSTICRFESLTLSHNNMIALKPILQAWLEEAEGAQREKMNKPELFNGGEKKRKRTSIAAPEKRSLEAYFAVQPRPSSEKIAAIAEKLDLKKNVVRVWFCNQRQKQKRMKFSATY, via the exons ATGATGTCCATGAACAGCAAGCAGCCTCACTTTGCCATGCATCCCACCCTCCCCGAGCACAAGTACCCGTCGCTACACTCCAGCTCCGAGGCCATCCGGCGGGCCTGCCTGCCCACGCCGCCG CTGCAGAGCAACCTCTTCGCCAGCCTGGACGAGACGCTGCTGGCGCGGGCCGAGGCGCTGGCGGCCGTGGACATCGCGGTGTCCCAGGGCAAGAGCCACCCTTTCAAGCCGGACGCCACGTACCACACGATGAACAGCGTGCCCTGCACGTCCACGTCCACCGTGCCGCTggcgcaccaccaccaccaccaccatcaccaccaggcGCTCGAGCCCGGTGACCTGCTGGACCACATCTCGTCGCCGTCGCTCGCGCTCATGGCCGGCGCGGGGGGCGCGGGCGCGGCGGGCGGCGCCGGCGGCGCCCACGACGGCCCCGGGGGCGGAGGCGGCCCGGGGGGCGGCGGCGGCCCGGGCGGCGGCGGCcccgggggcggcggcggcggtggcccgggcggtggcggcggtggcggcggcccGGGCGGCGGGCTCTTGGGCGGCTCAGCGCATCCGCACCCGCACATGCACGGCCTGGGCCACCTGTCGCACCCCGCGGCCGCGGCCGCCATGAACATGCCGTCCGGGTTGCCGCATCCCGGGCTcgtggcggcggcggcgcaccacggcgcggcggcggcggcggcggcggcggcggccgggcAGGTGGCGGCGGcgtcggcggcggcggcggtggtgggCGCGGCGGGCCTGGCGTCCATCTGCGACTCGGACACGGACCCGCGCGAGCTCGAGGCGTTCGCCGAGCGCTTCAAGCAGCGGCGCATCAAGCTGGGCGTGACGCAGGCCGACGTGGGCTCGGCGCTGGCCAACCTCAAGATCCCGGGCGTGGGCTCGCTCAGCCAGAGCACCATCTGCAGGTTCGAGTCGCTCACGCTCTCGCACAACAACATGATCGCGCTCAAGCCCATCCTGCAGGCGTGGCTGGAGGAGGCCGAGGGCGCGCAGCGTGAGAAAATGAACAAGCCCGAGCTCTTCAACGGCGGCGAGAAGAAGCGCAAGCGGACTTCCATCGCCGCGCCCGAGAAGCGCTCCCTCGAGGCCTATTTTGCCGTACAACCCCGGCCCTCATCTGAGAAGATCGCCGCCATCGCCGAGAAACTGGACCTCAAAAAGAACGTGGTGCGGGTGTGGTTTTGCaaccagagacagaagcagaagcgGATGAAATTCTCTGCCACTTACTGA